The proteins below come from a single Natranaerofaba carboxydovora genomic window:
- a CDS encoding flagellar biosynthetic protein FliO, whose amino-acid sequence MKNLIMVTSIALADAPDITNGKGEFSSNTDQFLNFIFYMIMFAFVIGLLFLVLKLLKRQAGFFTKGNYFTLIDSIMLSKETSIHLVELGGKIMVIGTGKEVSILTILDDPEIINEITKERIREGRENQVTKNFKGKLLERLPILNNLAFLKNKENNIETENVELEDDESSDFERELKEQLKKLKQLDKDGRGGNKDEE is encoded by the coding sequence ATGAAAAACTTGATTATGGTAACATCTATTGCTTTAGCTGATGCACCAGATATCACTAATGGTAAAGGAGAATTTTCTTCAAACACCGACCAATTTCTGAATTTTATTTTTTACATGATAATGTTTGCCTTTGTGATTGGTTTATTATTTCTTGTTTTAAAATTATTAAAAAGGCAAGCAGGTTTTTTTACCAAGGGTAACTATTTTACTTTGATTGATAGCATAATGTTAAGTAAAGAAACGTCTATTCATTTAGTTGAATTAGGTGGCAAGATTATGGTTATAGGAACAGGAAAAGAAGTATCAATTTTGACTATACTAGATGATCCGGAAATAATTAATGAAATAACTAAAGAAAGGATAAGAGAGGGTAGGGAAAATCAAGTAACCAAAAACTTTAAAGGCAAGCTCCTCGAACGCCTGCCAATTTTGAATAATCTTGCTTTTTTAAAAAACAAAGAAAATAATATAGAAACTGAAAATGTCGAGCTAGAAGATGATGAAAGCTCTGATTTTGAAAGAGAGTTAAAAGAGCAATTAAAAAAGTTGAAGCAGCTAGACAAGGATGGGCGGGGAGGAAATAAGGATGAAGAGTAA
- the fliQ gene encoding flagellar biosynthesis protein FliQ: protein MSEEFVLFLGREALITVLLAAAPMLGLAVLTGLLVSILQATTQIQEQTLAFVPKIVAVLGAVILFGPWIYNLLTDFTLTLYSDIHLYIQ from the coding sequence ATGAGTGAAGAGTTTGTACTTTTTCTTGGAAGAGAAGCTTTAATTACTGTACTTTTGGCTGCTGCACCAATGCTTGGACTTGCTGTACTTACTGGACTACTTGTAAGTATTTTACAGGCAACTACGCAGATTCAAGAACAGACCCTTGCCTTTGTACCAAAGATTGTGGCTGTTTTGGGGGCTGTTATATTATTTGGTCCCTGGATTTATAACCTGTTAACAGATTTTACTTTGACTTTGTATAGTGACATTCACCTATATATCCAATAA
- the fliR gene encoding flagellar biosynthetic protein FliR, producing MEFAEWLVDQAAIFLLLTIRMTGLFLSAPVLGSDNIPARVKVGVSLLFSIIIFPTIAPEVQVFYDPIVYIGIMVSELLIGLGIGLVASILFASIQVAGQLIDMQMGFAIVNVLDPQSGIQFPLMGYFKYVLAILIYFTIDGHHLLIGAVYESYEFLLPGQYASFVGGGEVIMSLLTETFTLALRVGAPVLGVLFLTNIILGLLARSVPQMNVFIVGLPIKVFVGFIGMILLMPVYAMILDVIFESISGGILDFLRALV from the coding sequence TTGGAATTTGCAGAATGGTTGGTTGATCAAGCTGCTATATTTTTACTTTTAACTATAAGGATGACAGGTTTATTTTTGAGTGCACCTGTTTTAGGCAGTGATAACATACCAGCCAGGGTCAAAGTGGGTGTGAGTTTACTTTTTTCAATTATAATATTTCCTACTATTGCTCCAGAAGTACAAGTGTTTTATGATCCCATAGTATATATTGGCATTATGGTTTCAGAGCTTTTGATTGGGTTAGGGATTGGTTTGGTTGCAAGTATATTGTTTGCTTCTATTCAAGTTGCAGGCCAGTTAATAGATATGCAAATGGGTTTTGCCATAGTTAACGTATTAGATCCTCAGTCTGGAATACAGTTTCCTTTGATGGGTTATTTTAAATATGTTTTGGCAATTTTGATATATTTCACCATTGATGGACATCACCTTTTAATTGGGGCAGTTTATGAGAGCTATGAGTTTTTGCTCCCTGGTCAATATGCTAGCTTTGTTGGTGGGGGAGAGGTAATAATGAGTCTTTTGACAGAAACTTTTACACTTGCATTAAGAGTAGGTGCCCCGGTGCTTGGAGTTCTATTTTTAACAAATATTATTTTGGGTCTTCTTGCTAGATCAGTACCTCAGATGAATGTCTTTATTGTAGGGCTTCCGATCAAAGTTTTTGTAGGATTTATTGGAATGATTTTATTAATGCCTGTTTATGCAATGATTCTTGATGTTATATTTGAAAGTATTAGTGGAGGGATTCTAGACTTCTTAAGAGCTCTAGTCTAA
- the flhB gene encoding flagellar biosynthesis protein FlhB, with amino-acid sequence MEIEHRKLNLQLFGQQSDQGEKTEKPTPKKRREARRKGQVAKSKEVSSAFLLFATFGVLYIAAPYTFNRFAAFVTKLWSEYPVEFNERGIQALLTEVIMELMIFLAPVLATAFLMGILSNLIQIGFLVTGEPLKPKLEKLNPVKGLQRIFSKRAIVELLKSIFKVVVIAFISYTIFINNVHHFSRFADMGIRQAAEETGELVFQLVLWVSLALLIMSIFDYIYQYWEHEQSIKMTKYEVKQEHKQTEGDPQIRSKIKEKQREATRKRMMQDVPEADVVITNPIHLAVALKYDEEHGVPIVLAKGQGKVADRIKEVAEESQVVVVENEWLARNIFYTVEIGEEIPEELYQAVAEVLAFVYRLQGAV; translated from the coding sequence TTGGAAATAGAACATAGGAAATTAAATCTGCAGCTTTTTGGTCAGCAGAGTGATCAAGGAGAGAAAACCGAAAAACCAACCCCAAAAAAGCGACGTGAAGCTAGAAGGAAAGGACAGGTTGCAAAAAGTAAGGAAGTTTCTTCAGCTTTTTTACTTTTTGCAACCTTTGGAGTTTTATATATTGCTGCACCATATACGTTTAATCGATTTGCTGCTTTTGTAACTAAGCTTTGGAGTGAATATCCTGTAGAATTTAATGAGCGAGGGATACAAGCATTACTTACAGAAGTTATCATGGAGTTAATGATATTTTTAGCTCCTGTTTTGGCTACAGCCTTCTTAATGGGGATTTTATCTAACCTGATTCAAATTGGCTTTCTTGTTACTGGTGAACCACTAAAACCAAAACTAGAGAAGCTGAACCCTGTAAAAGGACTTCAGCGGATTTTTAGTAAAAGAGCCATAGTTGAGTTGCTAAAATCAATTTTTAAAGTAGTAGTTATAGCATTTATAAGTTATACTATTTTTATTAATAATGTTCATCATTTTTCAAGGTTTGCAGATATGGGAATAAGACAGGCTGCTGAGGAGACAGGAGAACTTGTCTTTCAACTTGTTTTATGGGTTTCGTTGGCTTTGTTGATTATGAGTATTTTTGACTATATTTATCAGTACTGGGAACACGAACAAAGTATAAAGATGACAAAATATGAAGTAAAACAGGAACATAAACAAACTGAAGGTGACCCTCAGATAAGGTCAAAAATTAAAGAAAAACAGCGAGAAGCAACGAGGAAAAGGATGATGCAGGATGTTCCTGAGGCAGATGTGGTTATTACAAACCCTATACATCTAGCAGTTGCTCTTAAATATGATGAAGAACACGGTGTACCTATAGTACTTGCCAAAGGGCAGGGAAAAGTTGCTGATAGAATAAAAGAAGTGGCAGAAGAAAGTCAGGTAGTAGTTGTTGAAAATGAATGGTTAGCAAGAAATATTTTCTATACTGTGGAGATAGGAGAAGAGATACCAGAAGAACTTTATCAGGCTGTAGCCGAAGTGTTAGCCTTTGTATATCGACTGCAGGGTGCAGTATAG
- the flhA gene encoding flagellar biosynthesis protein FlhA has translation MKHSDLIVIVAVIATVFMLILPVPAGLLDFLLVINITIALTVLLVSMYTFEPLQFSILPSLLLLTTLYRLALNVSSTRLILLDAHAGEVIAQFGNFVVGGNPVVGFIVFLILVVIQFIVITKGAERVSEVTARFVLDAMPGKQMAIDADLNSGLITEDEARERRQTIQKEADFYGAMDGATKFVKGDAIAAIVIIVINITGGFAIGMIQMDMSFADALSTYILLSVGDGLVSQIPALLISTAAGIVVTRAASDSNLGVDVLNQILAQPKALFLVSGFLLIIGFLPGLPPLPFIALGSMMGFIGYQLKTATEEGITKEEELEEEKQKAEEVEEYRKPENVMSMLQVDPIEFEIGYGLLPLADPDQGGDFLDRVTMIRRQVALDLGLIVPEIRVRDNIQLAPNEYVIKIKGIEIARSEVYPNYYLVMNPEDSGTDLEGIDTTEPVFGLPAKWIEEDRKEQAEMEGLTIVDPPSVLATHLTEVIKQHAHELLGRQEVQSLLDNVKEKFPTVVEELVGDILSVGEIRKVLANLLREGVSIRNLVTILEALTDYASITKDTDALTEYVRQSLSRQISNDLKELQGHPLKVVTLSPDLEKAISDSIQSTDTGNYLSLDPKITQNIQKQLKEYFDEFSNQGIQPIIVTSPMVRLFFKRLTESFIPGLLVVSYNELESDLEIQSVGVVKV, from the coding sequence ATGAAACATTCAGACTTAATTGTAATAGTAGCGGTTATAGCAACAGTTTTCATGTTAATATTGCCTGTGCCAGCTGGTCTATTGGATTTTTTACTGGTAATAAATATTACCATTGCTTTGACTGTATTATTGGTTTCTATGTATACTTTTGAACCTTTGCAATTTTCTATCTTACCTTCTTTATTACTCTTAACTACATTGTACAGGCTTGCGTTAAATGTTTCATCAACAAGGCTTATATTGCTAGACGCTCATGCGGGTGAAGTCATTGCTCAATTTGGCAACTTTGTTGTTGGTGGTAATCCGGTGGTTGGATTTATTGTGTTTTTGATTCTGGTGGTCATTCAGTTTATTGTTATTACAAAAGGTGCCGAAAGGGTTTCAGAGGTAACTGCGAGGTTTGTTCTAGATGCTATGCCAGGTAAACAGATGGCCATAGATGCTGATTTGAACTCCGGCCTAATTACAGAAGATGAAGCTAGAGAAAGAAGGCAGACCATTCAAAAGGAAGCAGATTTTTATGGGGCGATGGATGGTGCTACCAAATTTGTGAAAGGTGATGCAATAGCTGCCATTGTAATAATAGTAATAAACATAACTGGTGGTTTTGCAATTGGAATGATACAGATGGATATGAGTTTTGCTGATGCTCTTAGCACATATATATTGCTTTCCGTTGGTGACGGACTTGTAAGTCAGATCCCTGCTCTTTTGATTTCAACTGCAGCAGGCATTGTTGTTACAAGGGCAGCTTCTGATTCAAACCTAGGGGTGGATGTCCTAAATCAAATTTTAGCCCAGCCAAAAGCATTATTCTTAGTATCGGGATTTTTACTTATTATAGGTTTTTTACCAGGGCTTCCCCCACTACCCTTTATTGCTCTTGGCTCTATGATGGGCTTTATAGGATACCAACTAAAAACAGCTACAGAAGAAGGCATTACTAAAGAAGAGGAACTTGAAGAAGAAAAACAGAAGGCAGAAGAAGTTGAAGAATATAGAAAACCTGAAAATGTCATGTCCATGCTACAGGTTGACCCAATAGAATTTGAAATTGGATATGGTCTTTTACCCCTTGCGGACCCTGACCAGGGGGGAGATTTTTTGGATAGAGTTACTATGATAAGACGCCAGGTTGCTCTTGATCTTGGCCTAATTGTACCGGAAATAAGAGTTAGAGATAATATACAGCTTGCGCCAAATGAATATGTGATAAAAATTAAAGGAATAGAAATAGCCAGATCAGAGGTGTACCCTAATTATTACTTAGTTATGAACCCAGAAGATTCTGGAACTGACTTAGAAGGTATAGATACCACAGAGCCGGTTTTTGGTTTGCCTGCAAAGTGGATTGAAGAAGACAGAAAAGAACAGGCGGAGATGGAAGGACTAACTATCGTTGATCCTCCTTCAGTTCTAGCAACCCACTTAACAGAAGTTATAAAACAACATGCTCATGAATTACTTGGAAGACAGGAAGTACAAAGTTTATTGGACAATGTTAAGGAGAAATTTCCTACTGTTGTCGAAGAACTGGTGGGAGATATACTTTCAGTGGGTGAGATCAGAAAAGTTTTGGCTAATCTTTTAAGAGAAGGAGTTTCTATTAGAAATTTAGTTACTATTTTGGAGGCTTTGACTGATTATGCCTCTATCACTAAAGATACTGATGCCTTGACAGAATATGTGAGGCAAAGTTTAAGTAGACAAATATCAAATGATTTAAAGGAGCTTCAGGGGCATCCGTTGAAGGTAGTAACGTTGAGCCCAGATTTAGAAAAAGCAATTTCTGATTCAATACAATCAACTGATACAGGAAATTACCTTTCTTTAGATCCAAAAATAACTCAAAATATACAAAAGCAGCTAAAAGAATATTTTGATGAGTTTTCAAACCAGGGAATACAACCTATTATAGTTACCTCTCCTATGGTAAGACTATTTTTTAAAAGGTTGACAGAGTCTTTTATACCTGGATTGCTTGTGGTGTCTTATAATGAACTTGAGTCTGACTTGGAGATTCAATCTGTTGGGGTGGTGAAGGTTTAA
- the flhF gene encoding flagellar biosynthesis protein FlhF, translating to MRVKKYVANTEKEAIQRIKNELGSDAIILNSKKVKRNGLWGLFGKKNAEVTVAIDETGTGKKENNGENNLHKDNQIKEELQNNYQAEAEKEKLLNKINEVKQQVNQNTADSAGITDPVGQNQNFSNQEQKLQNKESNNKTTEIDELKEEINETKSMMQNMLSEFKKMPLEEERLPPIAKKYYNNLKNQGVLEEINKDMINNTLNKVTNSQLDDEYSFFKMLGQEIYSRLDYSVKKKNNNLPEIITLIGPTGVGKTTTVAKLAARFTLAEKKKVGLVTVDTYRIAAVEQLKTYGDILSLPVEVVLTPQELKNAIKNFSDKDVILIDTAGRSHRNEMQMSEIKNFIETGNPSISYLVLSLGTKYEDLKEILRKYENIRVDGYIFTKTDETETMGNILNIVSQTKTGFSYITTGQDVPDDIEKVDINKITKILLGD from the coding sequence ATGAGGGTCAAAAAATACGTTGCCAATACCGAGAAAGAAGCTATTCAAAGAATAAAAAATGAGCTTGGAAGCGATGCGATAATTTTAAATAGTAAAAAAGTAAAAAGAAATGGTTTGTGGGGGTTATTCGGCAAGAAAAATGCCGAGGTTACAGTTGCTATAGATGAAACTGGTACAGGCAAAAAAGAGAATAATGGCGAAAATAACTTACATAAAGATAATCAAATAAAAGAAGAATTACAAAACAACTACCAGGCAGAAGCAGAAAAAGAAAAATTATTAAATAAAATTAATGAAGTTAAACAACAGGTAAATCAAAATACAGCTGATTCTGCTGGAATTACCGATCCTGTTGGACAAAATCAAAATTTTTCTAATCAAGAGCAAAAGCTCCAGAACAAAGAAAGTAATAATAAAACTACAGAGATAGATGAACTAAAAGAAGAAATAAATGAAACAAAAAGTATGATGCAAAATATGTTATCAGAATTCAAAAAAATGCCATTAGAAGAGGAAAGGCTACCTCCAATTGCAAAAAAATATTATAATAACTTAAAGAATCAAGGAGTATTAGAGGAAATAAATAAAGATATGATCAATAACACCTTAAATAAAGTAACAAATAGTCAGCTCGACGATGAGTACAGCTTCTTTAAAATGCTTGGGCAGGAAATATATAGTAGGCTTGATTATTCTGTCAAGAAAAAAAATAATAATTTGCCTGAAATAATAACACTTATTGGGCCTACTGGTGTAGGTAAGACGACTACTGTAGCAAAGCTTGCAGCAAGATTTACCCTTGCAGAGAAGAAAAAAGTAGGACTAGTAACTGTGGATACTTATAGAATAGCCGCTGTGGAACAATTAAAAACTTATGGTGACATTCTTAGCTTGCCAGTTGAAGTGGTACTAACCCCTCAGGAATTAAAAAATGCTATAAAGAATTTTAGCGATAAAGATGTCATTTTAATTGATACTGCTGGTAGAAGCCATAGAAACGAGATGCAAATGTCTGAAATAAAGAACTTTATAGAGACTGGCAATCCAAGTATAAGCTATCTTGTTTTGAGCCTTGGAACCAAATATGAGGATTTGAAGGAAATATTAAGAAAGTATGAGAATATAAGAGTAGATGGTTATATTTTTACAAAAACAGATGAGACAGAAACAATGGGTAATATCTTAAATATTGTATCACAAACAAAAACAGGGTTTTCGTATATAACAACAGGCCAGGATGTTCCTGATGATATCGAAAAGGTTGACATCAATAAAATAACTAAAATATTGTTAGGTGATTAA
- a CDS encoding P-loop NTPase gives MFDQAETLRKLVKEKKNFDANTKTIGVFSGKGGVGKSSFAINLAFALKDLNKKVMLVDCDIGLYNLSLLMGIEHEKTGQFTKMLLGESNWEENLQDTAYDIDLLGGGIEKEQNISDPKFDFISEIKAKNAYQYIVIDTGPGINQSILNLFEFTDINTIITTPELTSITDSYAMMKSLVTEKKTNLFHLVVNRSTSSEEADATYFKLDNVIKKFLNAHLEFLGYIPEDRIMKSSIKHQYPAFLSKPYAPSIIGIRSIARKLISLDLTTERSV, from the coding sequence ATGTTCGACCAAGCGGAGACACTTAGGAAGCTGGTTAAAGAAAAAAAGAATTTTGATGCAAACACAAAAACGATAGGGGTGTTTAGCGGCAAAGGTGGAGTTGGAAAGAGCTCTTTTGCCATTAACCTTGCTTTTGCATTAAAAGATTTAAATAAAAAAGTAATGCTAGTAGATTGTGATATTGGACTTTATAACCTTTCTTTATTAATGGGAATAGAACATGAGAAAACAGGTCAGTTCACAAAAATGCTGTTAGGAGAAAGTAATTGGGAAGAGAACCTGCAAGACACAGCTTATGATATAGATCTGTTAGGTGGTGGAATAGAAAAAGAACAAAATATTTCTGACCCTAAATTTGATTTTATTAGCGAAATCAAAGCAAAAAATGCTTATCAATACATAGTTATAGATACCGGACCAGGAATTAATCAGTCAATTTTAAATTTATTTGAATTTACTGATATCAACACTATAATTACTACTCCAGAGTTAACATCTATTACTGATTCTTATGCTATGATGAAATCATTAGTAACAGAGAAAAAAACTAATTTATTTCATCTGGTAGTAAATAGATCTACATCAAGTGAAGAGGCAGATGCCACTTATTTTAAACTAGATAATGTGATTAAAAAATTCTTAAACGCTCATTTAGAGTTTTTGGGTTATATACCAGAAGATAGAATAATGAAAAGCAGTATAAAACACCAGTACCCTGCTTTTTTATCAAAGCCATACGCACCATCAATTATTGGTATCCGTAGTATAGCCAGAAAACTAATTTCTTTGGATTTAACTACTGAGCGCAGCGTATAA
- a CDS encoding flagellar brake protein — MFEPGLNIKINIGQETFSSYIEDVEEKSLILATPIKQGMPIMIRKKDDLRISIFKEGAVYEFTAKVTKVITEPLPMIKVPKPQKVKKIQRRNFFRLEKTIPVEYYVLDEKGEKEISSKKEANFLDISGGGAKLSTEEIIPLGAHVEFNIHLEDDNDKPVNCIGKVVHSKKVDTERVKIYHYGIEFVSLPTAVQDRIVRYTFEEQRKMRQKGRFSSNDRE, encoded by the coding sequence ATGTTTGAGCCAGGGCTTAATATTAAAATAAATATAGGACAAGAGACTTTTTCTAGTTATATCGAAGATGTTGAAGAAAAATCTCTTATATTAGCAACTCCTATTAAGCAGGGAATGCCAATTATGATCAGGAAGAAAGATGACTTAAGAATCTCAATTTTTAAGGAAGGTGCAGTATATGAATTTACAGCTAAGGTAACAAAAGTTATTACTGAACCATTACCTATGATAAAAGTACCAAAACCACAAAAGGTTAAAAAAATACAGCGGAGAAATTTTTTCCGCTTAGAAAAGACAATTCCTGTAGAATATTATGTTTTAGACGAAAAGGGAGAAAAAGAAATAAGCAGCAAAAAAGAAGCTAACTTTTTGGATATAAGTGGAGGCGGAGCCAAGCTTTCCACCGAAGAGATAATTCCCCTTGGTGCCCATGTTGAATTTAATATTCATTTGGAAGATGATAATGATAAACCCGTTAATTGTATCGGAAAAGTGGTGCACTCGAAAAAAGTTGATACAGAAAGAGTTAAAATATATCACTATGGGATTGAGTTTGTTTCTCTGCCTACAGCTGTACAAGATAGAATTGTAAGGTATACTTTTGAAGAACAAAGAAAAATGAGACAAAAAGGCAGGTTTTCTAGTAATGATAGAGAATAA
- a CDS encoding protein-glutamate methylesterase/protein-glutamine glutaminase codes for MIENKTINVLVVDDSAFMRKVVSDIVESGKGLKVISTARNGKQAIEKIKELNPDVVTLDIEMPELDGLETLKKLKSLGIKIPVIMLSSFTTEGSKATLKALELGAVDFVAKPSGPISLDIHTVKTELIEKIQIASKAKVHTERDEQKDKKDFESTTETTVKPARKPKPKVEPDLKVVKQTGEEFIIAIGASTGGPRALNEVIPKLPQNIPACVLITQHMPAGFTKLMGERLSSVSQLNVKEAEDGDRLEPGKAFIAPGGFHLKLKKDSSGTKGLRSLKIVLDKSPPVKGLRPSVDIMFESISNLAEIKKLAVILTGMGSDGAEGVKMIKDSGGQVIVEDESSCVVFGMPRAAQKTGVVDKTLHLSSIASEIIRRIK; via the coding sequence ATGATAGAGAATAAAACAATTAATGTCTTAGTTGTGGATGATTCTGCTTTTATGCGTAAAGTAGTTTCTGATATAGTGGAAAGTGGTAAAGGGTTAAAAGTTATTTCAACAGCTAGGAATGGAAAACAGGCAATTGAAAAGATAAAAGAATTAAATCCAGATGTAGTAACATTAGATATTGAAATGCCGGAGCTAGATGGTCTAGAAACATTAAAAAAGCTTAAATCTTTGGGTATAAAAATACCAGTAATAATGCTTAGCTCTTTTACAACAGAAGGTTCTAAGGCCACCCTAAAAGCCCTGGAGCTTGGAGCTGTGGATTTTGTTGCAAAGCCTTCAGGTCCTATTTCACTAGATATTCATACAGTAAAAACTGAACTTATTGAAAAAATCCAAATAGCAAGTAAGGCGAAAGTACATACAGAAAGAGATGAACAAAAGGACAAAAAAGATTTTGAGTCTACTACTGAAACTACTGTAAAGCCGGCAAGAAAACCAAAGCCAAAAGTAGAACCTGATTTAAAAGTTGTCAAACAAACAGGAGAAGAATTTATTATAGCAATTGGTGCATCAACAGGCGGACCAAGGGCATTAAATGAAGTCATACCAAAACTGCCGCAAAACATACCTGCGTGTGTGTTAATTACTCAGCACATGCCAGCGGGTTTTACAAAACTCATGGGAGAAAGGTTGTCAAGTGTATCCCAATTGAATGTAAAAGAAGCAGAAGACGGAGATAGATTGGAGCCAGGAAAAGCGTTTATCGCTCCCGGAGGCTTTCACTTGAAGCTAAAGAAGGATTCTTCAGGTACTAAAGGGCTTAGGTCTTTGAAAATTGTTTTAGATAAAAGCCCTCCAGTAAAAGGACTTAGGCCATCTGTAGATATAATGTTTGAGTCTATTTCAAATTTGGCTGAAATAAAGAAACTAGCAGTTATACTTACTGGAATGGGCAGTGATGGAGCTGAGGGCGTTAAGATGATTAAAGACTCTGGAGGACAGGTTATAGTTGAGGATGAGTCAAGCTGTGTGGTCTTTGGAATGCCAAGGGCTGCTCAAAAAACAGGGGTTGTTGATAAGACCTTACACCTGTCTTCAATTGCCTCCGAAATTATAAGGAGAATAAAGTAA